One genomic window of Roseobacter ponti includes the following:
- a CDS encoding ornithine cyclodeaminase family protein, producing MTVSFIPFAEGEAMLNWIGLTDALAAGHLLPKAEIADTFLYRGDDTLLNRAAWIDGLGLAVKSATIFPDNAARDASTINGGVTLYSDDTGVLEAVIDFHLVTKWKTAGDSLLAARRLARADSSRILIVGAGTQARALHAAYSAAFPGAEFSVWNRSAARAREMAQDIPGLRTTENLEAAVAQADIVTVATMATDPVIHGDWLRPGQHIDLIGAYRPDMREVDDTALTRARVFVDSLDTTVAHIGELKIPIASGAFSADDIVSDYYTPDRFTRTSDDDITLFKNGGGAHLDLMTSRYILQQWQSRS from the coding sequence ATGACGGTATCTTTTATTCCCTTCGCAGAAGGCGAGGCGATGCTCAACTGGATCGGCCTGACGGATGCGCTGGCCGCCGGACACCTGCTGCCCAAAGCCGAAATCGCCGACACCTTCCTCTACCGGGGCGATGACACGCTGCTCAACCGCGCCGCCTGGATCGACGGGCTGGGCCTTGCGGTCAAATCCGCCACGATTTTCCCGGACAATGCGGCCAGAGACGCCTCGACCATCAACGGCGGGGTCACGCTTTACTCTGATGACACGGGCGTTCTTGAAGCCGTCATCGATTTTCACCTGGTCACCAAATGGAAAACCGCGGGCGACAGCCTGCTGGCGGCACGAAGGCTGGCACGCGCAGACAGCAGCAGAATCCTGATCGTTGGCGCCGGTACTCAGGCACGCGCCCTGCATGCCGCCTACAGCGCCGCATTTCCCGGTGCAGAATTCAGCGTCTGGAACCGCTCCGCAGCCCGCGCCCGGGAAATGGCGCAGGACATCCCCGGACTGCGCACCACCGAAAATCTCGAAGCCGCGGTCGCACAGGCGGATATCGTCACCGTCGCCACCATGGCAACAGATCCGGTGATACACGGCGACTGGCTGCGCCCGGGTCAGCACATTGACCTGATCGGTGCCTATCGCCCGGACATGCGCGAGGTCGATGACACCGCCCTGACCCGCGCGCGCGTCTTTGTCGACAGCCTCGATACAACCGTCGCCCATATCGGCGAGCTGAAAATCCCCATCGCGTCCGGGGCTTTCTCGGCAGACGACATTGTCAGCGATTACTACACCCCTGACCGTTTCACCCGCACCTCCGACGATGACATCACGCTCTTTAAAAACGGCGGCGGCGCACATCTGGATCTGATGACCAGCCGGTACATCCTGCAGCAATGGCAGAGCCGCTCATGA
- a CDS encoding CPBP family intramembrane glutamic endopeptidase, translating to MQLPDYRAYRDLTEPARDTAQVWRLVVGLILVAGIYLICNQLMFRTILTLLGQDAFAFFSSLNTGSTPFAMIVLLMSFGFLTLGVAIAVKVAHKRGITSVYGDVGLAVRQFVLVLQMLVLLNVVVFVLPPWGMGMPMERNLAAGTWVMFLPFAIIAVFVQVSAEEILFRGYIQQQLAARFRSPLIWILVPAGLFGLGHYMPQDAGENATLIALWAVVFGVLMADLTARSGTLGPAIAVHLANNVVAIVVVSLPDSLSGLSLFLAPFSMADADAVRTWLPVDFAMMFVSWLAARLALRR from the coding sequence ATGCAGCTTCCTGACTATCGTGCCTATCGTGATCTGACCGAACCTGCCCGTGACACAGCGCAGGTGTGGCGCCTTGTCGTCGGGCTGATCCTCGTGGCGGGCATCTATCTGATCTGCAATCAGCTGATGTTTCGCACCATTCTGACGCTGCTCGGACAGGATGCCTTTGCCTTTTTCAGCAGCCTCAACACCGGCAGCACACCTTTTGCGATGATCGTTCTGCTGATGAGTTTCGGTTTTCTGACGCTGGGGGTCGCGATTGCCGTCAAGGTTGCGCACAAGCGCGGGATTACCTCGGTTTACGGCGATGTCGGGCTGGCCGTGCGGCAGTTTGTGCTGGTGTTGCAGATGCTGGTGCTGCTCAATGTGGTGGTGTTTGTGCTGCCGCCCTGGGGCATGGGGATGCCAATGGAGCGGAACCTTGCAGCGGGCACCTGGGTGATGTTTCTGCCCTTTGCGATTATCGCCGTATTCGTGCAGGTCAGCGCCGAAGAAATCCTCTTTCGCGGTTATATTCAGCAGCAGCTGGCCGCCCGGTTCCGCTCTCCGCTGATCTGGATTCTGGTGCCGGCGGGGCTCTTTGGTCTGGGGCATTACATGCCGCAGGACGCGGGCGAGAATGCGACGCTGATTGCGCTCTGGGCGGTTGTTTTCGGTGTGCTGATGGCCGATCTGACCGCGCGCTCGGGCACGCTGGGGCCGGCGATCGCCGTGCATCTGGCGAACAATGTCGTGGCTATTGTCGTCGTCTCTCTGCCCGACAGCCTGTCGGGTCTGTCGCTCTTTCTGGCGCCCTTCTCAATGGCCGATGCGGATGCCGTGCGGACATGGTTGCCGGTGGATTTTGCGATGATGTTTGTCAGCTGGCTGGCAGCGCGGCTGGCGCTGCGGCGCTGA
- the accD gene encoding acetyl-CoA carboxylase, carboxyltransferase subunit beta, which produces MNWITNYVRPRINSIFSRRETPDNLWTKCPECGTMLFHREVADNLNVCTNCEHHMYISPRDRFIALFDGGSFTEVKVKAPTPDPLHFRDQKRYPDRLRAAQKETNEVEAMLVARGDIGRTPVIAAAQDFSFMAGSMGMYVGDAIIAAAEEAVKLKRPLILFSAAGGARMQEGILSLMQMPRTTVAVQMLKEAGLPYIVVLTHPTTGGVTASYAMLGDVHIAEPNALICFAGPRVIEQTIREKLPEGFQRAEYLLDHGMLDRVTSRVQMREELITITRMLMGLPPAVRGDLPPPDGGADLPNALSEAAPVAAKADSKKS; this is translated from the coding sequence ATGAACTGGATCACAAATTACGTCCGACCCCGGATCAATTCGATCTTTTCGCGCCGCGAAACCCCGGACAATCTGTGGACCAAATGCCCCGAATGCGGGACGATGCTTTTTCACCGCGAGGTCGCCGACAATCTGAATGTCTGCACCAACTGCGAACACCACATGTATATTTCGCCCCGCGACCGGTTTATCGCGCTGTTTGACGGCGGCTCCTTTACCGAAGTTAAGGTCAAAGCACCGACGCCTGATCCGTTGCATTTCCGCGATCAGAAACGGTATCCCGACCGGTTGCGGGCGGCGCAGAAAGAGACGAACGAGGTTGAGGCCATGCTGGTCGCGCGCGGAGATATCGGGCGCACGCCGGTGATCGCCGCGGCACAGGATTTTTCTTTCATGGCAGGCTCGATGGGCATGTATGTGGGGGATGCGATCATCGCCGCCGCCGAAGAGGCGGTGAAACTCAAGCGTCCGCTTATTCTCTTTTCTGCCGCCGGGGGCGCGCGCATGCAGGAGGGTATTCTGTCGCTTATGCAGATGCCGCGCACCACTGTGGCCGTGCAGATGCTCAAAGAGGCGGGCCTTCCTTATATCGTCGTGCTGACGCATCCTACGACGGGGGGTGTCACCGCGAGCTATGCGATGCTGGGCGATGTGCATATCGCCGAGCCCAATGCGCTCATCTGTTTTGCCGGACCGCGGGTTATCGAACAGACGATCCGCGAGAAGCTGCCCGAAGGGTTCCAGCGGGCAGAATACCTGCTTGATCACGGCATGCTCGATCGGGTGACGAGCCGCGTGCAGATGCGCGAAGAGCTGATCACCATAACCCGGATGCTCATGGGGCTGCCGCCCGCGGTACGCGGTGATCTGCCGCCGCCCGACGGGGGCGCTGACCTGCCCAATGCGCTCAGCGAAGCGGCGCCGGTGGCTGCAAAGGCGGACAGCAAAAAGTCATGA
- a CDS encoding ABC transporter transmembrane domain-containing protein, with amino-acid sequence MESSLFSFIWKYSRREQLFLLFFTIFTFPFLYATLELPKRIINDAIGSDQSFINVMGVRLSQTEFLLALCGLYLLAVLVHGLLKMRLNTMKGVLAERLLRRFRYKLIGRMMRFPRAYFRSTSQGELVSMVTSEAEPMGGLMGDAVAQPVFQAGQMLIIVIFLFAQSVWFGLAGVALIPLQAWIIPRLQRQINQLNKKRIVEVRHLAGEIGETAAGITDLRTNGGWRYRLAGFAERLGRLFEIRFEIYQKKFFMKFLNNFITQLTPFFFYSVGGILAIRGEITVGALVAALAAYKDLSSPWKELLTYYNQVQDMSLRWEIVTERFAPASMIDETLFEGEPEEIPHLDGAISISNVTVRNADGNPVLEDISLEIPAGARVAIRSGNQTERTAFAELLTREVMPARGSITISGYELSELHQSVIAARIGYAHSRPYLFDGTLGDNLLMPLKSSPKTVLWDPNAKDRRSIEAQRSGNTTDSIRADWLDPGLAGLTTAEEVRGWWFRLVEAMGIDDFMFRRMLTSYMNPEDHQKLAEQLVSLRDEVREALEEKGLSGAVNRFDPDTFNPSIPLGGNLMFASPRRAISQEGLAQENDFLSMVIELGVAEQGIAISQTLIETLHQTFGMDGTSHPLFTALGIEDALYEQLVDIAARRSEKGDQALTEEEFALLLTVPFAFSAEQIGPAFPDSFKEEILEIRAAKGEEMRTRAKELFVPVEPGNYLPRLTLMENVIYGKIAGMAGVQGELVEDTVAEVLAKYDLRRLVAETILDIRTGLGGTNLAGIFQERAAFSRAAIKRPDILILDTALASHDADSRVSARRRLEELLPGTTMVFLEDKFANPGAYDLYVEISNGRIDGATEAELPSDGDSGSDDLRRKIRVISRTPLFAGLDGRSQRLLAFSAQWYSVPAGKRIFSMGERADAAYLCLSGRAMMSYRDDDDVSRDVTAVEPGRLIGDLAIILDEPRQLDLKALEDTEFLRIGAEQFRSVIETDPTVLMSLLKTVSSHLTGAAELLREARVSIHEQSGGTSDGPPVQSPLAEPDRTREIGE; translated from the coding sequence ATGGAATCATCTCTCTTTTCGTTCATCTGGAAGTACTCCAGGCGCGAGCAGCTGTTTTTGCTGTTCTTCACGATTTTCACCTTCCCGTTTCTCTACGCGACGCTCGAGCTGCCCAAGCGGATCATCAATGACGCGATCGGGTCGGATCAGTCTTTCATAAATGTGATGGGCGTCCGGCTGAGCCAGACGGAGTTTCTGCTGGCGCTCTGCGGGCTTTATCTGCTGGCGGTGCTGGTGCACGGGCTGCTGAAAATGCGCCTGAACACCATGAAGGGTGTGCTGGCCGAGCGTCTGCTGCGGCGGTTCCGTTATAAGCTGATCGGGCGGATGATGCGCTTTCCGCGCGCCTATTTCCGCTCCACCAGCCAGGGCGAACTGGTCTCGATGGTCACCTCCGAAGCAGAACCGATGGGCGGGCTGATGGGCGACGCCGTGGCGCAGCCGGTTTTTCAGGCCGGTCAGATGCTGATCATCGTGATCTTTCTTTTCGCGCAAAGCGTGTGGTTCGGGCTGGCCGGTGTGGCGCTTATTCCGCTGCAGGCGTGGATCATTCCGCGGCTGCAGCGCCAGATCAACCAGCTGAACAAAAAACGCATCGTGGAGGTCCGCCACCTTGCCGGCGAGATCGGTGAGACCGCCGCAGGCATCACCGATCTGCGCACCAACGGTGGCTGGCGCTACCGGCTGGCGGGCTTTGCCGAACGGCTGGGCCGGCTTTTTGAGATCCGCTTTGAGATCTATCAGAAGAAATTCTTCATGAAGTTTCTCAACAACTTCATCACCCAGCTCACACCGTTCTTTTTCTATTCGGTGGGCGGTATTCTGGCGATCCGTGGCGAGATCACAGTGGGGGCGCTGGTGGCCGCGCTGGCAGCTTACAAAGATCTCTCCAGCCCGTGGAAAGAGCTTCTGACCTATTACAATCAGGTGCAGGATATGTCTCTGCGCTGGGAGATTGTGACGGAACGCTTCGCCCCGGCGTCGATGATCGATGAGACGCTTTTTGAAGGTGAGCCCGAAGAGATCCCGCACCTTGATGGCGCCATTTCGATCAGCAATGTCACTGTGCGCAATGCTGACGGCAACCCCGTGCTAGAAGACATCAGCCTTGAAATTCCCGCCGGCGCGCGGGTGGCGATCCGGTCGGGCAATCAGACGGAACGCACTGCTTTTGCCGAACTGCTCACCCGTGAGGTTATGCCTGCCCGGGGCAGCATCACGATCAGCGGTTATGAGCTGTCGGAGCTGCACCAGTCGGTGATTGCGGCCCGCATCGGCTATGCGCATTCGCGGCCCTATCTCTTTGACGGCACGCTGGGCGATAATCTTCTGATGCCGCTGAAATCCAGCCCCAAGACGGTTCTCTGGGACCCGAACGCTAAAGACCGCCGGTCAATTGAGGCGCAGCGGTCGGGCAATACCACCGACAGCATTCGCGCAGACTGGCTTGACCCGGGGCTTGCCGGGCTGACGACCGCTGAAGAAGTGCGCGGCTGGTGGTTCCGGCTGGTCGAGGCGATGGGCATTGATGACTTTATGTTCCGGCGCATGCTGACATCTTATATGAACCCGGAGGATCACCAGAAGCTTGCGGAACAGCTTGTCAGTCTGCGCGACGAGGTGCGTGAAGCATTGGAAGAAAAAGGGCTCAGCGGGGCGGTGAACCGCTTTGATCCGGACACGTTCAACCCTTCTATCCCGCTCGGTGGTAACCTGATGTTTGCCTCGCCCCGGCGTGCCATCAGCCAGGAGGGCCTGGCACAGGAAAACGATTTCCTGTCTATGGTGATTGAGCTTGGCGTGGCCGAGCAGGGCATCGCAATCTCGCAGACACTCATCGAAACGCTGCACCAGACTTTTGGCATGGACGGCACAAGCCATCCGCTCTTTACCGCGCTGGGGATAGAGGACGCGCTTTATGAGCAGCTTGTCGATATCGCGGCCAGGCGGTCGGAAAAAGGCGATCAGGCGCTGACCGAAGAAGAATTTGCGCTGCTGCTGACAGTGCCTTTTGCTTTCAGCGCCGAGCAGATCGGACCGGCCTTTCCCGACAGCTTCAAAGAAGAAATCCTCGAAATCCGCGCCGCCAAAGGCGAGGAAATGCGCACCCGTGCCAAAGAGCTTTTTGTACCGGTGGAGCCCGGTAACTACCTGCCGCGTCTGACCCTGATGGAGAATGTCATCTATGGCAAAATCGCCGGTATGGCCGGGGTACAGGGCGAACTGGTCGAGGATACCGTGGCCGAGGTTCTGGCAAAGTATGATCTCAGACGGCTTGTTGCTGAGACGATTCTCGACATCCGCACAGGGCTAGGTGGCACCAATCTTGCGGGGATATTCCAGGAACGGGCCGCTTTCAGCCGCGCGGCGATCAAGCGGCCGGATATTCTGATCCTGGATACGGCACTGGCCAGCCACGATGCGGACTCGCGCGTCAGTGCCCGCCGCCGGCTTGAAGAGCTGTTGCCGGGCACGACGATGGTCTTTCTGGAAGATAAATTCGCCAACCCCGGGGCTTATGACCTTTATGTTGAGATCAGCAACGGACGGATCGATGGTGCGACCGAGGCCGAACTGCCCTCCGACGGAGACAGCGGCTCGGATGATCTGCGCCGTAAAATCCGGGTGATCTCGCGCACGCCGCTTTTCGCCGGGCTCGACGGACGCAGCCAGCGGCTTCTGGCCTTTTCCGCGCAATGGTATTCAGTGCCGGCCGGCAAGCGCATTTTCTCTATGGGCGAGCGCGCCGACGCGGCGTATCTGTGTCTCTCGGGACGGGCGATGATGAGCTACCGTGACGACGATGATGTCTCCCGCGATGTGACTGCGGTGGAGCCGGGCCGGCTGATTGGTGATCTGGCGATTATCCTGGATGAGCCGCGGCAGCTTGATCTGAAGGCGCTGGAAGACACCGAGTTTCTGCGGATCGGCGCAGAGCAGTTCCGATCGGTGATCGAGACCGATCCCACGGTGCTGATGAGCCTGCTGAAAACGGTCTCCAGCCACCTGACCGGTGCGGCGGAGCTTCTACGTGAAGCCCGCGTATCCATCCACGAACAGTCGGGGGGCACCTCTGACGGGCCGCCGGTGCAGAGCCCGCTGGCCGAGCCTGACCGCACCCGGGAAATCGGTGAGTAA
- a CDS encoding bifunctional folylpolyglutamate synthase/dihydrofolate synthase produces MSAASSDVILERMMALHPKIIDLTLDRVWRLLEALGNPQDKLPRVIHIAGTNGKGSTQAMIRAGLEAAGLSVHAYTSPHLARFHERIRVAGELITEEALTAVLDECYAANDGADITYFEITTVAALLAFSRIPADYTLLEVGLGGRLDATNVIARPALTIITPVSIDHQQYLGDTIAKIAFEKAGIIKRGVPCVVAQQAEEGMDVIEEVAARNAAPLLAFGQHWHVGPERDRMTYQDETGLLDLPLPNLPGAHQIMNAGAALAALRHLGADPAACEAAVTRAHWPARMQRLREGPLVDLAAGAELWLDGGHNPAAGEALALHLSSLTERPTWLICGMLNTKDTGGYLRPMAPHVAGLYAVSIPGEANTLPAGETADAAAAAGMEAATADSVAGALQAITARCPGARVLICGSLYLAGNILRENG; encoded by the coding sequence ATGAGCGCGGCCTCATCCGACGTCATCCTTGAGCGGATGATGGCGCTCCACCCTAAGATAATCGACCTGACCCTGGATCGTGTCTGGCGTCTTCTGGAAGCGCTGGGCAATCCGCAGGATAAACTGCCGCGCGTCATTCATATCGCCGGCACCAATGGCAAGGGCTCGACCCAGGCGATGATCCGTGCCGGCCTCGAGGCTGCCGGCCTCAGCGTTCATGCCTATACCAGCCCGCATCTTGCGCGGTTTCACGAACGCATCCGGGTGGCCGGCGAACTGATCACCGAAGAGGCGCTGACGGCTGTTCTGGATGAATGCTATGCGGCCAATGACGGCGCCGATATTACCTATTTTGAGATCACCACGGTGGCGGCGCTGCTCGCGTTCTCGCGCATCCCCGCAGATTACACACTGCTCGAGGTGGGCCTTGGCGGGCGGCTGGATGCAACCAACGTGATCGCCCGGCCCGCGCTGACGATCATCACGCCGGTTTCAATCGATCACCAGCAGTATCTGGGCGACACCATCGCAAAGATCGCTTTTGAAAAGGCAGGTATCATCAAGCGCGGTGTTCCCTGTGTCGTGGCGCAGCAGGCCGAAGAAGGCATGGATGTGATCGAAGAGGTCGCCGCGCGGAATGCCGCACCGCTGCTGGCCTTCGGGCAGCACTGGCACGTGGGGCCGGAACGGGACCGGATGACCTATCAGGATGAGACGGGTCTTCTGGATCTGCCATTGCCGAACCTGCCCGGCGCGCATCAGATCATGAATGCAGGGGCCGCCCTCGCTGCGCTGCGCCACCTTGGGGCCGATCCTGCTGCCTGCGAGGCGGCCGTGACACGGGCGCACTGGCCTGCGCGTATGCAGCGTCTGCGCGAGGGCCCGCTTGTAGATCTGGCCGCAGGGGCAGAGCTCTGGCTTGATGGCGGGCACAACCCCGCGGCCGGGGAGGCTCTGGCGCTGCATCTGAGCAGCCTTACGGAGCGGCCGACCTGGCTCATCTGCGGGATGCTCAATACCAAAGATACAGGCGGCTATCTGCGCCCGATGGCCCCGCATGTTGCCGGGCTTTATGCGGTTTCAATCCCGGGAGAGGCCAACACGTTACCGGCGGGGGAAACCGCCGACGCGGCCGCTGCTGCCGGTATGGAGGCTGCCACTGCGGACAGTGTCGCCGGTGCGTTGCAAGCCATCACCGCGCGATGCCCGGGGGCACGTGTCCTGATCTGCGGATCGCTCTATCTTGCCGGGAATATCCTGCGCGAAAACGGCTGA
- the zapE gene encoding cell division protein ZapE, with amino-acid sequence METLTDIYNRLVDEGALQSDPAQTAVLPEFERIRKALDMPVKKRLFRKAPEPPKGLYLWGGVGRGKSMLMDFFVSHLGDVPARRVHFHAFMQEIHNAMHEVRKTGVEDAIAPVAADVAASVRLLAFDEMQITDITDAMIVGRLFEALFADGVVVVTTSNRVPDDLYKNGLNRDLFKPFIALIRERMVVHELTSPTDYRQDRLGGQQVYFTPVNAESRAAMDAVWDDLTGGPGEPLILRVKGRDVEIPAFRNGVARAGFHELCGRSLGPGDYLALADAVRVLMIDNIPTLSRSNFNEARRFVTMIDALYEARVRLICSAAAAPEMLYLEGEGTFEFERTASRLREMQSDGWGV; translated from the coding sequence GTGGAAACTCTGACAGATATCTACAATCGTCTTGTCGACGAGGGCGCGCTGCAGTCCGACCCTGCGCAGACCGCTGTGCTGCCGGAGTTTGAACGCATCCGAAAAGCGCTCGATATGCCTGTGAAAAAACGGCTGTTCCGCAAAGCTCCCGAGCCACCAAAGGGGCTCTATCTGTGGGGCGGCGTGGGGCGCGGTAAATCCATGCTGATGGATTTCTTTGTCTCACATCTGGGCGACGTACCGGCGCGCCGGGTTCATTTCCACGCTTTCATGCAGGAAATTCACAACGCCATGCATGAGGTGCGCAAAACCGGTGTCGAGGATGCCATCGCACCCGTGGCAGCCGATGTCGCGGCCTCGGTGCGTCTGCTCGCCTTTGACGAAATGCAGATTACCGATATCACCGACGCGATGATCGTGGGCCGGCTTTTTGAGGCGCTCTTTGCCGACGGCGTCGTGGTCGTTACGACGTCCAACCGGGTGCCCGATGATCTGTATAAAAACGGCCTGAACCGGGATCTTTTCAAGCCGTTCATTGCGCTGATCAGGGAACGCATGGTGGTGCATGAGCTGACCAGCCCCACCGACTACCGACAGGATCGCCTGGGTGGTCAGCAGGTCTATTTCACGCCCGTCAACGCCGAGTCGCGCGCGGCCATGGATGCGGTCTGGGATGATCTGACCGGCGGGCCGGGCGAGCCTCTGATCCTCCGGGTGAAAGGCCGTGATGTGGAAATTCCCGCGTTCCGGAACGGGGTGGCCCGTGCGGGCTTCCACGAGCTTTGCGGCCGGTCTCTGGGTCCCGGGGATTATCTTGCGCTGGCCGACGCCGTCCGGGTTCTGATGATCGACAACATCCCCACACTCTCGCGCAGCAATTTCAACGAGGCCAGGCGGTTTGTGACCATGATCGATGCTTTATACGAGGCGCGTGTGCGTTTGATCTGCTCGGCGGCGGCGGCACCCGAGATGCTTTATCTTGAGGGCGAAGGCACCTTTGAATTCGAGCGTACCGCATCGCGGCTGCGCGAGATGCAGTCAGACGGCTGGGGCGTTTAA
- a CDS encoding MFS transporter, giving the protein MQDRAPLFTPVLIVGLLIIMVSFAIRSAFGLFQIPIAEEFGWLRAEFSMAIAIQNLAWGVGQPLFGALAEKIGDRRAILLGAVVYALGLVLSANSVTPLEHQLYAWLVGFGIAGTGFGVILAVVGRASSDENRSMSLAIVSAAGSGGQIFGPPVAEWLLTVMPWQSVFMVFAAAILLAMLLLPLMRAPVMAGKSELDESLGQILVKAFKDPSYTFIYLGFFSCGYQIAFITAHFPAFVTELCGPITPGGTLDNMGISTTSALGAVAISLIGIANIAGTLTAGWLGKRYSKKYLLAGIYTGRTIVAALFIMFPITPESVILFSIAMGSLWLATIPLTSGLVAHIYGLRYMGTLYGIVFLSHQLGSFLGVWLGGRMYDIYGDYTLVWWIGVAVGAFSAIIHLPIRERRLEGLRTA; this is encoded by the coding sequence ATGCAGGACCGCGCACCGCTTTTCACCCCCGTACTGATCGTGGGGTTGCTGATCATCATGGTCAGTTTTGCCATCCGGTCTGCCTTTGGTCTCTTTCAGATTCCGATTGCGGAGGAGTTCGGCTGGCTGCGCGCGGAGTTTTCCATGGCGATTGCCATTCAGAACCTCGCCTGGGGAGTGGGACAGCCGCTTTTCGGTGCGCTGGCGGAGAAAATCGGCGATCGCAGGGCCATTCTGCTTGGCGCCGTGGTTTATGCGCTGGGTCTTGTGCTGTCGGCCAATTCGGTGACACCTCTGGAACATCAGCTCTATGCCTGGCTGGTGGGTTTCGGGATTGCCGGCACCGGGTTCGGAGTAATCCTTGCGGTGGTGGGCCGCGCGTCGTCGGATGAAAACCGGTCGATGTCGCTGGCGATTGTCTCGGCGGCAGGCAGCGGCGGACAGATATTTGGCCCGCCGGTGGCGGAATGGTTGCTGACGGTCATGCCCTGGCAGAGCGTTTTCATGGTTTTTGCCGCCGCCATTCTGCTTGCTATGCTCCTGCTGCCATTGATGCGCGCGCCGGTGATGGCCGGCAAATCTGAGCTGGATGAAAGCCTCGGGCAGATCCTCGTCAAAGCGTTCAAAGACCCGTCCTATACCTTTATTTACCTCGGGTTCTTCTCCTGCGGTTATCAGATTGCGTTCATTACCGCGCATTTTCCGGCTTTTGTAACGGAGCTCTGCGGGCCGATCACGCCTGGCGGGACGCTGGATAATATGGGCATCAGCACGACCTCGGCGCTTGGTGCGGTGGCTATTTCGCTGATCGGGATCGCTAATATCGCCGGCACCCTGACGGCGGGCTGGCTGGGCAAACGCTATTCCAAAAAATACCTTCTCGCGGGCATCTACACCGGCCGCACGATTGTTGCCGCCCTCTTTATCATGTTCCCGATCACGCCCGAATCGGTGATCCTCTTTTCCATTGCCATGGGCTCGCTCTGGCTTGCCACGATCCCGCTGACCTCTGGGCTGGTCGCGCATATCTACGGGCTGCGCTACATGGGCACGCTTTACGGGATTGTTTTTCTCAGCCACCAGCTGGGCAGTTTTCTGGGCGTCTGGCTGGGTGGTCGGATGTACGACATCTACGGTGATTACACGCTCGTGTGGTGGATCGGCGTCGCGGTCGGTGCTTTCAGCGCGATCATCCATCTGCCGATCCGCGAGCGCCGGCTAGAAGGGCTGCGCACAGCCTAG
- a CDS encoding alpha/beta fold hydrolase, whose product MAEPLMMWVYLIVAAAVAIPLVIEVTRRRMNDSARENAPGQSVRLSQGVTHYQWRGPENGPVAVCIHGLTTPSFVWQGVVAGLVRLGFRVLTYDLYGRGWSDRPWGSQNAEFFNRQLSDLLDNQQVEDDVTLIGYSMGGAIAAAFAARRPLAIRQVILIAPAGLRDIDLSGFKKLLQLPVIGTWLMLLFYPGQLRKGIKAESGLASSVENVSGRQEAELDWKGFVPAVASSLRGIISEDLEAAHATLQQDGVPVLAIWGGQDEVIPLTSSDRLGDWNPTAQSVVVAEGGHGIPYTHTSEVLDHIARFTSRNG is encoded by the coding sequence ATGGCAGAGCCGCTCATGATGTGGGTCTATCTCATTGTCGCTGCCGCTGTGGCGATCCCGCTGGTGATCGAAGTGACCCGCAGGCGGATGAACGACAGCGCGCGCGAGAATGCGCCCGGCCAGTCGGTGAGGCTCTCGCAGGGGGTGACGCATTATCAGTGGCGCGGCCCTGAAAACGGTCCCGTTGCGGTCTGTATTCACGGGCTGACGACACCCTCATTTGTCTGGCAGGGGGTGGTTGCGGGTCTGGTGCGGCTGGGGTTCCGGGTGCTGACCTATGACCTTTACGGCCGGGGCTGGTCCGACCGGCCCTGGGGCAGCCAGAATGCAGAATTCTTCAACCGCCAGCTCAGTGATCTGCTGGATAATCAACAGGTTGAAGATGATGTTACCCTGATCGGCTATTCGATGGGCGGTGCGATCGCCGCCGCTTTTGCCGCGCGCCGACCACTGGCGATCCGGCAGGTTATTCTGATCGCGCCCGCCGGCCTGCGCGATATTGACCTCAGCGGATTCAAAAAACTCCTGCAGCTGCCGGTCATCGGCACATGGCTGATGCTGCTCTTTTACCCCGGGCAGCTGCGCAAAGGCATCAAAGCCGAAAGCGGGCTGGCCAGCAGCGTCGAAAATGTCTCCGGCCGGCAGGAAGCTGAACTGGACTGGAAGGGGTTTGTGCCCGCCGTGGCCTCGAGCCTGCGCGGCATCATCAGTGAGGATCTGGAGGCAGCACACGCGACCCTGCAACAGGACGGTGTGCCTGTACTGGCGATCTGGGGCGGGCAGGACGAGGTCATCCCGCTGACCTCATCTGATCGCCTGGGCGACTGGAACCCGACTGCGCAAAGCGTTGTGGTCGCAGAGGGCGGGCACGGGATCCCCTATACTCACACCTCAGAAGTGCTGGATCATATCGCCAGGTTCACCAGCCGCAACGGCTAG